The Plasmodium malariae genome assembly, chromosome: 3 genome window below encodes:
- the PmUG01_03013800 gene encoding alpha/beta hydrolase, putative — MGNVLNQIIFRPHPPSYSKNNKNLHFIKTKHGSTICGFFINNHADITVLFSHGNAEDIGDFVSYFQYKSKRLGLNLFAYDYSGYGQSTGYPTETHLYNDVEAAYDYLTKNLNVPKDSVVAYGRSLGSAASVHIATKRDLLGLILQAPISSIHRVKLKLKFTLPYDLFCNIDKVHLIKCPILFIHGKKDKLLTYHGTEEMIRKTNVNTYYMFIDEGGHNNLESCFGDKVNAALGTFLYILRNNIRENVNSVYNIANISTQKLRNTFILNNTKKIKEQLKERVGGNDTPENKQGVEEKVRSLPKTDELNSIASSVDKWNCKKNVHPVKNNEYGYNSSSSMSTIFGSMESIMKTIPDKTFCENDSSPSIENLATYTCANSNYDNLYNQNYNVNNLKRDNNGNKNAGIDSSERVYKNYNYNINNNSYSSKINSTSNNNKVTGKKNCSSYVYSVKRETSNVDEASSSNANYDKIIRMQNEKMTQVESNSQNPNIKISQMKRNSYKVDRVPRIRQDINNIIEGHNMNNAHKNTNGINSSNDIMNESVKSNNRSYENMNNKDLTKSNYTRINKPCEKISKYGSGCPLSPAVSLASVQKMQHESKEICAKPYFINRNNVRKGMKNNMPDIHKSSFNSFNDFIYDEQKDEIKANNNIVEPVKRDVSSASSTLNNISSLYAYHSVSNEKLT, encoded by the coding sequence atgGGGAATGTATTAAATCAGATAATATTTAGACCACATCCTCCAAGCTATtcgaaaaataataagaatttacattttataaaaacgaAACATGGTAGTACAATATGcggtttttttattaacaaccATGCAGATATCACAGTCTTGTTTAGTCATGGAAATGCAGAGGATATAGGTGATTTTGTAtcttattttcaatataaatCTAAACGATTAGGATTAAATTTGTTTGCATATGACTATAGTGGGTATGGTCAAAGTACAGGATATCCAACTGAAACTCATCTTTATAATGATGTTGAAGCAGCATATGATTATTTAACTAAAAATCTGAATGTTCCTAAAGACAGTGTAGTGGCATATGGTAGAAGTTTAGGTTCTGCTGCTTCAGTACATATAGCAACAAAAAGAGATTTATTAGGTTTAATCTTACAAGCTCCAATATCATCGATTCATAGAGTTAAATTAAAACTTAAATTTACGTTACCttatgatttattttgtaatatagaTAAGGTTCATCTAATAAAATGTCCGATTCTATTTATTCAtggaaaaaaggataaactGTTAACATATCATGGAACCGAGGAAATGATTCGAAAAACGaatgtaaatacatattatatgtttattgaTGAAGGTGGacataataatttagaaaGCTGTTTTGGTGATAAAGTAAATGCTGCTTTAGGaacttttctttatatattgaGAAACAATATACGTGAAAATGTCAACAGCGTATATAACATTGCTAACATCAGTACCCAGAAATTAAGAAATAcctttatattaaataatactaagaaaataaaagaacagTTGAAAGAGAGAGTAGGAGGAAATGATACTCCAGAAAATAAACAAGGAGTAGAAGAAAAGGTTAGAAGTTTACCAAAGACAGATGAGTTGAATTCTATCGCTAGCAGTGTAGATAAATGGAATTGTAAGAAAAATGTACATCcagttaaaaataatgaatatggTTACAATTCTTCTTCTAGTATGAGCACTATATTTGGATCTATGGAATCAATTATGAAAACAATACCAGACAAAACTTTTTGTGAGAATGACAGTTCTCCTAGTATTGAGAATTTAGCAACGTATACATGTGCAAATAGTAATTATgacaatttatataatcaGAATTACAATGTTAACAACTTAAAACGGGATAATAATGGCAATAAGAATGCAGGTATTGATAGTAGTGAAAGAGTCTATAAGAACTACaattataacattaataataacagttacagtagtaaaataaacagcactagtaataataataaggtaactggtaaaaaaaattgctctAGTTATGTCTACTCAGTGAAAAGGGAAACTTCCAACGTGGATGAAGCTTCTAGTAGCAATGCTAATTACgataaaataattagaatgcaaaatgaaaaaatgacgCAAGTAGAAAGTAATTCACAAAATcctaatattaaaatatcacAAATGAAACGAAATAGCTATAAAGTAGACAGAGTACCAAGGATACGACAAgatattaacaatattattGAGGGgcataatatgaataatgcacataaaaatacaaatggAATTAATAGTAGCAATGATATAATGAATGAAAGTGTTAAAAGTAATAATCGTAGCtatgaaaatatgaataataaggATTTAACAAAATCAAATTATACTAGAATTAATAAACCTTgtgaaaaaatatcaaaatatgGATCAGGATGTCCATTATCTCCTGCTGTGTCCTTAGCCTCTGTACAAAAAATGCAACATGAAAGTAAAGAAATATGTGCGAAaccttattttataaatagaaataatgtACGTAAAGGAATGAAGAATAATATGCCAGATATTCATAAATCAAGTTTTAATAGttttaatgattttatttatgatgAACAAAAGGATGAAATAAAAgccaataataatattgtgGAACCTGTAAAGAGAGATGTTTCCTCTGCTAGTAGTACATTGAATAATATTAGTTCATTATATGCTTATCATTCGGTGTCGAATGAAAAATTAACCTAA
- the SET8 gene encoding SET domain protein, putative, which translates to MKAPNTNISKNMNRYTNRGANIISDKLGSRKFTSDKFSSHQFNSHQFGYANNSFENSVSVIWIEKEKLDSVIHIPLYSDVSKYFEDLSKNPTKQEKNDFVLSKIFLLFDDNSCNIAIDISPLCEMENNKIPLLIYERYYFWSLHFLFEKSKIKRQKLNLSSDFNLRYCIKKYNIYDDVYMYTSIYNCAYNKHEDQKINSYNSSELIKNDDTNVNKELTIYNNDYIKYLYLNDLKNNQNNFCEKNLYSNNEIKWYRIKIKIESVGNSYFSYNANSYNTFNLKEDTSCNMHNKNIQDNISKLSNINNEAARKNLNNLMKIQKRKFIMYNQDKEKIKKDMSIVEMGKISGSKYDKSGKQNNRDSCSSSNNGKRKRKNWYYYKSSSNEMTCDEENMSNTRENSIYTIREENIYNKNDKNNKNDKNNKNNKNNKNNNNNKNNKNNKYNKNKKRKSEKNNEDSLCRSSSATSTSSRSNRSGRINSISLPTQNSKRCNVPKSLSFQYKISKKKHSTKHRTVIDHTKQAILKLKEYMPTLQPTSENRSSIETFKSKFSSSEFDSFENVQIHGKEQDEAVEVDVEEEEGKKEKEEDEIEEGNIQEDVTEDKEKHVKENVEGYNEEHNEGYDRVDDEEDKPNGRKQKAQICCNTTTEKVEKGRTQITNGNTQNENTTQFLIESSKLYKIDSDEHITNFRKMFSKEWESNEINEKLVEQKFNQNDTLDIYINKILKNILNKKKSYLNSLSKNFERIETFYKQNYKVFIIDSKEILNDKRDCFKNDYNVYTLSDEQNDESSNNVDIFEQFKKYVQKEKEKCAHSYQINLTSDPNRRSKRCKMYSKTQINDNKLCIEKKEYRSDDDRKDGNDIKETSLLVGNEQVKTVGNNYGKFNSMKENEVGLFQEKHVDPPYQLDGHTEDGVIFYAFNKKDKKCGKKLKEGDSIYIKFNDSSDDYDKMRILKKKTVIQILIYLIKSQENLKLSNISTYAPDLLWNVSLHFKKNTFDLELNFEKMYKYFLTNYTKEINNDTLYFNEQENDKKKEKIAKKKYQKEMEIMKLKDNVAFLDKFLQNVNDTKLKKLKEAQTEYYEKYEYDRTINRLNKQQLIDLFIDKENEINVIPLSLLKEKSRNIIYEENIKMNMFACIKVIFDDIKGRCIYSASDLNKFDFVFEYVGELLTHNEAMKREQKYIKNRKKGCYMFYFKHENKRYCIDGTEENIDAAINNRDKKYFLRSFARLVNHSKKNANLIPKVLTVLNHPRLFFVASRNIKQGEELLIDYGERDREIIKNNEWLKC; encoded by the exons ATGAAAGCTccaaatacaaatataagtaaaaatatgaataggTATACAAATAGGGGTGCAAACATAATTAGTGACAAACTTGGTAGCAGAAAATTTACTAGCGACAAGTTTAGTAGTCACCAATTTAACAGCCACCAATTTGGATATGCTAATAACTCTTTTGAAAATTCAGTATCAGTAATATGGATTGAGAAAGAAAAACTAGATTCTGTTATTCACATACCATTATATTCAGATGTATCAAAATATTTCGAAGATTTAAGTAAAAACCCAActaaacaagaaaaaaatgattttgtTCTCTCGAAAATCTTTTTGCTTTTTGATGATAACAGCTGTAACATTGCAATTGATATTTCG CCCCTGTGCGAAATggaaaataacaaaattccCCTTTTGATTTATGAGCGCTATTATTTTTGGAGCctgcattttttatttgaaaaatcaaaaataaagagaCAGAAGTTAAATTTGAGCTCAGATTTTAACTTAAGATATTGcattaagaaatataatatctatgatgatgtttatatgtacacgtCCATATACAACTGCGCATATAACAAACATGAAGACCAAAAAATTAACAGTTATAATAGTAGTGAATTAATCAAAAATGATGAtacaaatgtaaataaagaattaactatttataataatgactatataaaatacctttatttaaatgatttaaaaaataaccaaaataatttttgtgaaaaaaatctatattcaaataatgaaattaaatgGTATcgcataaaaattaaaatagaaagtgtagga aacagttatttttcatataatgcAAATAGTTATAAcacttttaatttaaaagaagataCATCTTGTaatatgcataataaaaatatacaggATAATATCAGTAAACTTTCAAATATTAACAATGAAGCagcaagaaaaaatttaaataatttaatgaaaattcaaaaaaggaaatttataatgtataatcaagataaagaaaaaattaaaaaggacATGTCCATTGTTGAAATGGGTAAAATCAGTGGTAGTAAATATGATAAATCTggtaaacaaaataatagaGACAGCTGTAGCAGTAGTAATAAtgggaaaaggaaaagaaaaaattggtATTATTACAAAAGTAGTAGTAATGAAATGACGTGCGACGAAGAAAACATGTCCAATACAAGGGAAAATTCGATATATACCATACGTGAAGAAAACATTTACAATAAAAAcgataaaaacaataaaaacgataaaaacaataaaaacaataaaaataataaaaacaataataataataaaaataataaaaataataaatataataaaaacaagaaaagaaaaagtgaaAAGAACAATGAGGACTCTTTATGTAGAAGCAGTAGTGCCACCAGTACAAGTAGTAGGAGTAACAGAAGTGGTAGAATAAATTCGATTTCCTTACCTACACAAAATAGTAAGCGGTGTAATGTACCTAAGAGCTTGAGTTTCCAgtataaaatttcaaaaaaaaaacattcgACAAAACATAGGACAGTTATTGATCATACTAAGCAAGCAATacttaaattaaaagaatatatgcCAACTTTACAACCAACATCCGAAAATAGAAGTAGCATTGAAACGTTTAAGTCCAAATTTTCCAGTAGTGAATTTGATAGTTTTGAAAATGTTCAAATTCATGGAAAAGAACAAGATGAAGCGGTAGAGGTGGACgtagaagaggaagaaggaaaaaaggaaaaagaagaagacgAGATTGAAGAAGGTAATATACAGGAGGATGTAACGGAAGATAAAGAGAAACATGTGAAAGAGAATGTAGAAGGGTATAACGAAGAGCATAACGAAGGGTATGACAGAGTGGATGACGAAGAGGACAAACCAAATGGGAGAAAACAAAAAGCACAAATATGCTGCAACACAACGACAGAAAAAGTTGAAAAGGGAAGAACTCAAATTACGAATGGAAACACCCAAAATGAAAACACTACACAGTTTCTGATTGAATCATCTaaactatataaaatagataGCGATGAACATATAACAAACTTTAGAAAAATGTTTTCAAAAGAATGGGAGAGTAATGAGATAAACGAGAAGTTAGTTGAACAAAAGTTTAATCAAAATGATACAttagacatatatataaataaaattttaaaaaatattcttaacaaaaaaaaatcatatttgAATTCCTTATCGAAAAATTTCGAAAGAATTGaaacattttataaacaaaattacaaAGTATTTATAATTGATAGTAAAGAAATTCTAAATGATAAAAGAgattgttttaaaaatgattataatgTATACACTTTATCAGATGAACAAAATGATGAAAGTAGTAATAACGTTGACATCTTTGAGCAGTTTAAGAAGTATgtacaaaaagaaaaggagaaGTGCGCACACAGTtatcaaataaatttaactAGTGATCCAAATAGAAGAAGCAAAAGGTGTAAAATGTATAGTAAAACCCaaataaatgataacaaACTTTGCAttgagaaaaaagaatacagAAGTGATGATGATCGTAAGGATGGTAATGATATTAAAGAAACTAGTTTATTGGTGGGAAATGAACAAGTCAAAACTGTAGGAAATAATTATGGAAAATTTAATTCAATGAAAGAAAACGAAGTTGGACTTTTCCAAGAGAAACATGTTGATCCTCCTTACCAATTAGATGGTCATACAGAAGATGGAGTCATATTTTATGCCttcaataaaaaagataaaaagtgTGGAAAAAAACTTAAAGAAGGGGAtagtatatacattaaatttAATGATTCTTCTGATGATTATGATAAGAtgagaatattaaaaaagaaaacggttatacaaattttaatatatttaataaaaagccAGGAGAATTTAAAATTGTCTAATATATCAACCTATGCACCCGACTTATTGTGGAATGTCtcattacattttaaaaaaaatacttttgaTTTAGAATTAAACTTcgaaaaaatgtataaatattttttaaccaattatacaaaagaaataaataatgacacattatattttaatgaacaagaaaatgacaaaaaaaaggaaaaaattgccaagaaaaaatatcaaaaagaAATGGAAATAATGAAACTAAAAGATAACGTAGCCTTTCTAGATAAATTTCTTCAAAATGTAAAtgatacaaaattaaaaaaattaaaggaagCACAAACggaatattatgaaaaatatgaatatgacAGAACCATAAACAGGTTAAATAAACAACAACTGATTGATTTGTTCATAGATAAAGAAAACGAAATTAATGTAATTCCTTTATCtcttttaaaagaaaaaagtagaaatataatttatgaagaaaatattaaaatgaacATGTTTGCATGTATAAAGGTAATATTTGATGACATTAAAGGAAGATGCATATATTCAGCTAGCGATTTGAACAAATTTGATTTTGTTTTTGAATATGTTGGGGAGCTTTTAACTCATAATGAAGCTATGAAGagagaacaaaaatatattaaaaatagaaaaaaaggatgttatatgttttattttaaacatgaaaataaaagatattgTATTGATGGAACAGAAGAAAATATTGATGCTGCTATTAATAACAGAGacaaaaaatactttttaagATCCTTTGCTAGATTAGTAAatcattcaaaaaaaaatgctaatTTAATTCCTAAAGTCCTAACAGTTTTGAACCATCCCAGACTCTTTTTTGTTGCCTCAAGGAACATAAAACAAGGGGAGGAGTTACTAATAGATTATGGTGAACGAGATAGGGAAATAATCAAAAATAATGAGTGGCTAAAGTGTTAA
- the PmUG01_03014000 gene encoding conserved Plasmodium protein, unknown function, whose amino-acid sequence MEKKQDKKKKRKREKEKEKETSYFSHTITYCGTLMRDSMVCAAEVIQNNYYPIKESILNIYDSYFCETTQQCSSRVNGNVPFFTIKPNNH is encoded by the exons atggaaaaaaaacaagacaaaaaaaagaaaagaaaaagggaaaaggaGAAGGAAAAGGAGACTAGTTATTTCTCGCACACTATTACa TATTGTGGAACGTTAATGCGAGATTCAATGGTATGCGCAGCGGAAGTTATACAAAACAACTACTACCCTATTAAAGAGTctatattaaacatatatgataGTTATTTTTGTGAAACTACGCAACAATGTAGTAGTAGAGTAAATGGTAACGTTCCTTTTTTTACGATTAAGCCGAATAatcattga